One window from the genome of Streptomyces sp. WZ-12 encodes:
- a CDS encoding NAD(P)/FAD-dependent oxidoreductase — MPEHTARGRTAVVIGGGLAGMLAVVALRGHVETITVVERDRYPAGHAFRKGVPQARHLHILLSGGQRALERLLPGTVAALTDAGARSLHLPRDLLTRTPTGWQRRFDERRHPTLSVTRPVLDAVVRERALRAVGPTTRVEVLEATEAIGLIGDARRVTGVTVRARTTGTSRRLPADLIVDASGRGSRTPQWYAELGRETPQEETVDSGLAYATRMYRPTDEDGEPEIAVNVPGWPECPRGAAYLPVEGGNWLLTLSGVTGHHPPTDEAEFTAFSATVGDPYVHELLTRAEPVSPVHGFRDTRNRRRHYDHPGALPEGLLVLGDANCTFNPVYGQGMSVAALGAVALRDTLDAVGGPGPGVLGRAQRAVGRAAESAWMAAVGADRPYAHGTETKAGPGERLMSWYLDRLAARAAVDRVVGGAFRDVFCLTAPPARLMAPRVLLRTVFLPRRPGLPRPPGTVETA; from the coding sequence ATGCCGGAGCACACCGCCCGCGGGCGGACCGCGGTCGTGATCGGCGGCGGGCTCGCCGGGATGCTCGCCGTCGTCGCCCTGCGCGGGCACGTCGAGACGATCACGGTCGTCGAACGGGACCGCTATCCGGCCGGCCACGCCTTCCGCAAGGGCGTCCCGCAGGCCCGTCACCTGCACATCCTGCTCAGCGGCGGGCAGCGCGCACTGGAGCGGCTGCTGCCCGGCACGGTCGCCGCGCTCACCGACGCCGGGGCCCGCAGCCTCCACCTCCCGCGCGACCTGCTCACCCGCACCCCCACCGGCTGGCAGCGCCGCTTCGACGAGCGCCGGCACCCCACGCTCAGCGTCACCCGGCCGGTGCTCGACGCCGTCGTCCGCGAACGGGCCCTGCGCGCCGTCGGACCGACCACCCGCGTCGAGGTCCTGGAGGCGACCGAGGCCATCGGCCTCATCGGCGACGCCCGGCGGGTCACCGGCGTCACGGTCCGCGCCCGCACCACCGGCACCTCTCGCCGGCTCCCCGCCGACCTGATCGTCGACGCCTCGGGACGCGGCTCCCGCACGCCCCAGTGGTACGCCGAACTCGGCCGCGAGACACCGCAGGAGGAGACCGTCGACTCCGGCCTCGCCTACGCGACCCGGATGTACCGGCCCACCGACGAGGACGGCGAACCCGAGATCGCCGTCAACGTCCCCGGCTGGCCTGAGTGCCCCCGGGGCGCCGCCTACCTCCCGGTGGAGGGCGGCAACTGGCTGCTGACCCTGTCCGGGGTGACGGGGCACCACCCGCCCACGGACGAGGCGGAGTTCACCGCGTTCAGCGCCACCGTCGGCGACCCCTACGTCCACGAACTCCTGACCCGCGCCGAACCGGTCTCGCCGGTGCACGGCTTCCGCGACACCCGCAACCGCCGCCGGCACTACGACCACCCCGGCGCGCTCCCCGAGGGGCTGCTGGTCCTCGGGGACGCCAACTGCACCTTCAACCCGGTCTACGGCCAGGGCATGTCCGTGGCCGCGCTCGGCGCGGTGGCCCTGCGGGACACCCTCGACGCCGTCGGCGGCCCGGGGCCCGGCGTCCTCGGCCGGGCACAGCGGGCGGTCGGCCGGGCCGCGGAGTCCGCCTGGATGGCCGCGGTCGGCGCCGACCGCCCCTATGCGCACGGCACCGAGACCAAGGCGGGCCCCGGCGAGCGCCTGATGTCGTGGTACCTCGACCGGCTCGCCGCCCGCGCCGCCGTCGACCGGGTCGTCGGCGGCGCCTTCCGGGACGTCTTCTGCCTCACCGCCCCGCCCGCCCGCCTCATGGCCCCGCGGGTCCTCCTGCGCACGGTCTTCCTGCCCCGTCGCCCGGGGCTGCCCAGACCACCCGGCACGGTGGAGACGGCCTGA
- a CDS encoding carbohydrate kinase family protein — protein MTFQQVSEPYDVLVVGGSGVDTIVRVSALPVPSADRHRVPPIREEAGHTGTGVALGCAALGLTTGFVDFLGDDPPGALVRERLAGSGVDFRPLASPHGTRRAVNLVSPDGRRTSFYDARDPLDLRMPPEHYLPLLRRTRHVHLSITHFARHLFDDIEALGLPVSTDLHDWDGLTEHHREFAFRSELVFLSTAGAGERIGSIMREIVHEGRAEAVIATAGAGGAYLLTPEDRTPRLVPAAVPPRPVVDNNGAGDAFTCGFLYGRLTGQDLEECARLGAVAGAHACTAAGAHTALARPDDLRAAQTPPPPLAPVAAVEAQVTRTGA, from the coding sequence GTGACCTTCCAGCAGGTATCTGAGCCATATGACGTACTCGTCGTCGGCGGATCGGGCGTGGACACCATCGTGCGGGTCAGCGCGCTGCCCGTGCCGTCCGCCGACAGACACCGGGTGCCGCCCATCCGCGAGGAGGCCGGGCACACCGGTACCGGTGTCGCGCTCGGCTGCGCGGCGCTGGGACTGACCACGGGGTTCGTGGACTTCCTCGGCGACGATCCGCCGGGCGCCCTGGTGCGCGAGCGGCTGGCCGGAAGCGGGGTCGACTTCCGCCCGCTGGCCTCCCCGCACGGCACCCGACGGGCCGTCAACCTCGTCTCGCCGGACGGCCGTCGGACGTCCTTCTACGACGCCCGCGACCCGCTCGATCTGCGCATGCCGCCCGAGCACTACCTCCCCCTGCTGCGCCGCACCCGGCACGTCCATCTGTCGATCACCCACTTCGCCCGGCACCTCTTCGACGACATCGAAGCGCTGGGCCTCCCCGTCTCCACGGACCTGCACGACTGGGACGGTCTGACGGAGCATCACCGCGAGTTCGCGTTCCGCTCGGAGCTGGTCTTCCTCAGCACGGCGGGCGCCGGCGAGCGGATCGGTTCGATCATGCGGGAGATCGTCCACGAAGGGCGCGCCGAGGCCGTGATCGCCACCGCCGGCGCGGGCGGCGCCTATCTCCTCACGCCCGAGGACCGCACCCCTCGGCTGGTGCCCGCGGCCGTGCCGCCCCGCCCGGTCGTCGACAACAACGGCGCCGGCGACGCCTTCACCTGCGGCTTCCTCTACGGCCGGCTGACGGGTCAGGACCTGGAGGAGTGCGCCCGGCTGGGAGCCGTCGCGGGCGCCCACGCCTGCACGGCCGCCGGCGCGCACACCGCCCTCGCCCGGCCCGACGACCTGCGCGCCGCGCAGACTCCGCCGCCCCCACTGGCTCCGGTGGCCGCCGTCGAGGCCCAGGTCACCCGCACCGGGGCGTAG
- a CDS encoding SAM-dependent methyltransferase: protein MNEQHSPPGCDPGAWAIGPYPPGPDHLGFAAEEIDTSRPHPARMYDYFLGGWDNYEVDRVAADRVIELHPKVRDSVRANGAFRRRAVRAVVAAGVRQFLVLGVGIPTSPNAHEVARETAPETRVVYVDSDPIVATHARARLANAPGTAFALGDLRDPKAVLEDPAVRELIDLERPVGLLVGGVLDFLGDDDHPAALLAAFGAALPAGSHLILSNGTYEPYEGYAQGRVDEAARAHVEEVYKSATTPLALRTKDEVAALLGPFTPLEPGVVRVPLWRPDGPVPGPEELNNTIFYGVVGRKG, encoded by the coding sequence ATGAACGAGCAGCACAGCCCTCCCGGTTGCGACCCCGGAGCCTGGGCGATCGGGCCGTACCCGCCCGGCCCGGACCATCTGGGCTTCGCCGCCGAGGAGATCGACACCAGCCGGCCGCACCCGGCCCGGATGTACGACTACTTCCTCGGCGGCTGGGACAACTACGAGGTCGACCGGGTCGCCGCGGACCGCGTCATCGAACTCCACCCCAAGGTGCGCGACAGCGTCCGCGCCAACGGCGCCTTCCGCCGGCGCGCGGTCCGCGCCGTGGTGGCCGCCGGGGTCCGGCAGTTCCTCGTCCTCGGCGTCGGCATCCCCACCTCGCCCAACGCCCACGAGGTGGCCCGCGAGACCGCCCCCGAGACCCGGGTGGTCTACGTGGACAGCGACCCGATCGTGGCCACCCACGCCCGGGCCCGCCTCGCCAACGCGCCCGGCACCGCCTTCGCGCTCGGCGACCTCCGCGACCCCAAGGCGGTCCTGGAGGACCCGGCGGTCCGCGAACTCATCGACCTGGAACGGCCGGTGGGCCTCCTGGTCGGTGGCGTACTCGACTTCCTCGGCGACGACGACCACCCCGCCGCGCTGCTCGCCGCGTTCGGCGCCGCGCTGCCCGCCGGTAGCCACCTGATCCTCTCGAACGGCACCTACGAGCCGTACGAGGGCTACGCGCAGGGCCGGGTCGACGAGGCCGCCCGCGCCCACGTCGAGGAGGTCTACAAGAGCGCCACCACCCCGCTCGCCCTGCGCACCAAGGACGAGGTGGCCGCCCTCCTCGGGCCGTTCACCCCGCTGGAACCGGGCGTCGTACGGGTGCCGCTGTGGCGGCCGGACGGGCCCGTGCCCGGCCCGGAGGAGCTCAACAACACCATCTTCTACGGGGTGGTGGGCCGCAAGGGCTGA
- a CDS encoding DUF397 domain-containing protein — MDRIRIYNGMPASELGSDGWHKPWSGGNGGECVEALRLRDGRVALRQSTDPDGPALIYTHREMVSFIEGAKAGHADFLLSAASCPAH, encoded by the coding sequence ATGGACCGCATACGTATCTACAACGGGATGCCCGCCAGCGAACTGGGCAGCGACGGCTGGCACAAGCCGTGGAGCGGCGGAAACGGCGGCGAGTGCGTCGAGGCCCTGCGGCTGCGCGACGGCCGGGTCGCCCTGCGCCAGTCCACCGACCCGGACGGTCCCGCGCTGATCTACACCCACCGCGAGATGGTCAGTTTCATCGAGGGCGCGAAGGCCGGCCACGCCGACTTCCTGCTCTCCGCCGCGTCGTGCCCGGCGCACTGA
- a CDS encoding helix-turn-helix domain-containing protein, whose amino-acid sequence MADPRSAGAPTVLRVVLGKRLQDLRERAGLSFERAAAALDVTHATIRRMEKAEVGLKLPYVEKLLATYGVTDQEEIDGFVSLAREANRPGWWHRFRDVLPEWFSAFVSLESEANLIRSYQPHYVPGLLQTEDYAAAVLRAGMPHAAPADIDRIVALRMERQALLTRGQAPMLWSVMDETVLRRPIGGPKVMRDQITRLMEATSMPNVRLQVMPFAAGPHPAMYGPFHIFRFPIPELPDIAYAESLVGAVYFDQRNDVSQFLEALDRMCAQAAPAHATEAILGGFRKEI is encoded by the coding sequence GTGGCGGACCCACGGTCTGCAGGTGCACCGACCGTCCTGCGGGTGGTGCTCGGCAAGCGACTGCAGGACCTGAGGGAGAGGGCGGGGCTCTCCTTCGAGCGCGCCGCCGCCGCGCTCGATGTGACGCACGCCACGATACGGCGCATGGAGAAGGCCGAGGTCGGCCTCAAACTCCCGTACGTGGAAAAGCTGTTGGCGACCTACGGCGTCACCGACCAGGAGGAGATCGACGGCTTCGTCTCCCTGGCCCGCGAGGCCAACCGCCCCGGCTGGTGGCACCGCTTCCGCGATGTCCTCCCCGAGTGGTTCAGCGCCTTCGTCAGCCTGGAGAGCGAAGCCAACCTGATCCGCTCCTACCAACCGCACTACGTCCCCGGCCTGTTGCAGACCGAGGACTACGCCGCCGCCGTGCTGCGCGCCGGAATGCCGCACGCCGCCCCGGCCGACATCGACCGCATCGTGGCCCTGCGCATGGAACGCCAGGCGCTGTTGACCCGCGGACAGGCCCCGATGCTGTGGTCGGTCATGGACGAGACCGTGCTGCGGCGCCCCATCGGCGGACCCAAGGTGATGCGTGATCAGATCACCCGGCTGATGGAGGCCACCTCCATGCCGAACGTCCGGCTCCAGGTGATGCCGTTCGCCGCGGGTCCGCACCCCGCCATGTACGGGCCGTTCCACATCTTCCGCTTCCCGATCCCGGAGCTCCCGGACATCGCGTACGCGGAAAGCCTCGTCGGAGCCGTGTACTTCGACCAGCGCAACGACGTCTCGCAGTTCCTGGAGGCCCTGGACCGGATGTGTGCGCAGGCCGCGCCGGCACACGCGACCGAGGCCATCCTGGGCGGCTTTCGCAAGGAGATCTGA
- a CDS encoding ATP-binding protein, producing the protein MASYKNAPSLGRCGSFAAPSPQDAFHLPALRTSVPEARRRVSMLLCEWGAAQQVRDDVELVVTELFTNAVRHTDSEKVGCEIAVVGAHIRIEITDEGGPGTSAPHALPGSLDEEGGRGLFLVGALSESWGTRPDDGGRGQVVWADLPYRATAH; encoded by the coding sequence GTGGCTTCCTACAAAAACGCTCCGTCGTTAGGGCGATGCGGCAGCTTCGCCGCTCCGAGCCCGCAGGACGCGTTCCACTTGCCGGCGCTGCGCACGTCCGTTCCCGAGGCGCGCAGGCGCGTCAGCATGCTGCTGTGCGAGTGGGGCGCGGCCCAACAGGTGCGGGACGACGTGGAGTTGGTGGTCACCGAGCTGTTCACCAACGCGGTGCGGCACACCGACAGCGAGAAGGTCGGCTGCGAGATAGCGGTCGTCGGCGCGCACATCCGCATAGAGATCACCGACGAGGGCGGACCGGGCACCTCCGCACCGCACGCCCTGCCCGGAAGCCTCGACGAAGAGGGCGGCCGGGGGCTGTTCCTGGTGGGCGCGCTCTCCGAGAGCTGGGGCACCCGGCCCGACGACGGCGGCCGGGGCCAGGTGGTCTGGGCGGACCTGCCGTATCGGGCGACGGCGCACTGA
- a CDS encoding SGNH/GDSL hydrolase family protein, whose translation MADDSKNISNGAISAIGSYAAVGDSFTEGVGDPGPDGAYIGWADRLAVLLADQRNEGDFRYANLAVRGRLLDRIIEEQVPRAQQLAPELVTFCAGGNDILRPGSDPDAVAERYEAAVAALRETVPTVLLCTGFDTRGMPVLKHLRGKIATYTAHVRAIADRHDCPVLDLWSLKSVQDRRAWSEDRLHLSADGHTRVALRAAQVLGLEVPADPDQAWPQETERTAAEARRDNIHWAREHLVPWIGRRLRGVSSGDDVEPKRPDLLPL comes from the coding sequence GTGGCAGACGATTCGAAGAACATCAGCAACGGCGCGATCAGCGCCATCGGGTCGTACGCAGCCGTCGGGGACAGCTTTACCGAGGGGGTCGGGGATCCCGGTCCGGACGGGGCGTACATCGGTTGGGCGGACCGCCTTGCGGTCCTCCTCGCCGACCAGCGGAACGAGGGGGACTTCCGCTATGCCAACCTCGCTGTGCGGGGGCGGCTTCTGGACCGGATCATCGAGGAGCAGGTGCCCCGGGCGCAGCAACTCGCCCCTGAGTTGGTGACGTTCTGCGCCGGCGGCAATGACATCCTGCGGCCGGGCTCGGACCCGGACGCGGTGGCCGAGCGCTACGAGGCGGCCGTGGCCGCGCTGCGCGAGACGGTCCCGACGGTGCTGCTGTGCACCGGTTTTGACACCCGGGGCATGCCGGTCCTCAAGCACCTGCGCGGCAAGATCGCCACGTACACCGCCCATGTGCGGGCCATCGCCGACCGGCACGACTGCCCGGTGCTCGACCTGTGGTCGCTGAAGTCCGTGCAGGACCGGCGGGCGTGGAGCGAGGACCGGCTGCACCTGTCGGCCGACGGGCACACCCGGGTGGCGCTGCGCGCCGCACAGGTGTTGGGACTTGAGGTGCCGGCCGACCCGGACCAGGCATGGCCGCAGGAGACGGAGCGGACCGCCGCCGAGGCGCGGCGGGACAACATCCACTGGGCGCGCGAGCACCTGGTGCCGTGGATCGGGCGCCGACTGCGCGGCGTCTCCTCCGGTGACGACGTCGAGCCCAAGCGGCCCGACCTGCTTCCGCTGTAA
- a CDS encoding tyrosine-protein phosphatase, whose translation MTQQTPQVPQSQPELAEVRNFRDVGGLPTVDGRRIRHGRLFRSGHLAHATEADAAFLAGLGLHTVFDFRNAADIKLEGPDVALPGVRNVNIPLTDPADGAEFWAMVRDGELDQLRLALGDGKAAGRMALTYREIITTRTEDHSRLLHALAEDSVPALMHCAAGKDRAGLSIAVTLLAVGVERDAIEADYLKSNDPSRRYKVRRTDSSAVGMSPEVMELLSPLFGAHIDYLTAAFEAIDETWGGIEPYLTDGLKLSPATREQLRERLLTD comes from the coding sequence GTGACGCAGCAGACGCCGCAGGTCCCCCAGTCCCAGCCGGAACTCGCGGAGGTCCGCAACTTCCGCGACGTGGGCGGGCTGCCGACCGTCGACGGGCGTCGCATCCGGCACGGTCGGCTCTTCCGCAGCGGTCACCTCGCGCACGCCACCGAGGCGGACGCCGCGTTCCTCGCCGGCCTCGGGCTGCACACCGTCTTCGACTTCCGCAACGCCGCGGACATCAAGCTGGAGGGCCCCGACGTCGCCCTCCCCGGCGTGCGGAACGTCAACATCCCGCTCACCGACCCCGCCGACGGCGCGGAGTTCTGGGCGATGGTCCGGGACGGCGAGCTGGACCAGCTCCGGCTCGCGCTCGGCGACGGCAAGGCCGCGGGCCGGATGGCCCTCACCTACCGCGAGATCATCACCACCCGCACCGAGGACCACAGCCGGCTGCTGCACGCCCTCGCCGAGGACAGCGTCCCGGCACTGATGCACTGCGCCGCCGGCAAGGACCGCGCCGGTCTGTCCATCGCGGTCACCCTGCTCGCGGTCGGCGTGGAGCGGGACGCCATCGAGGCGGACTACCTCAAGTCCAACGACCCCAGCCGGCGCTACAAGGTCCGCCGCACGGACAGTTCGGCGGTCGGGATGTCACCGGAGGTCATGGAGCTGCTGTCGCCGCTGTTCGGCGCGCACATCGACTACCTCACGGCCGCCTTCGAGGCGATCGACGAGACCTGGGGCGGCATCGAGCCCTACCTCACCGACGGCCTCAAGCTCTCCCCCGCCACCCGCGAGCAGCTCCGCGAGCGCCTGCTGACGGACTGA
- a CDS encoding aspartate aminotransferase family protein: MTGFDLTELLAERGGERYDLHGRHLNHQLPRMLHTIGFDKVYERAEGAYFYDAEGRDYLDMLAGFGVMGLGRHHPVVRRALHDVLDAQLADLTRFDCPPLPGLLAEKLLGHAPHLDRVFFGNSGAEAIETALKFARYVTGRPRVVYCSHGFHGLTTGALSVNGEDGFRDGFAPLLPDTAVELGDLDALERELGRGDVAAFVVEPIQGKGVTAAPPGFLRAAQELLHRHKALLIADEVQTGLGRTGDFFAFQHEEGVEPDLVCVAKALSGGYVPVSATLGKDWIFKKVYSSMDRVLVHSASFGANAQAMAAGLAVLSVMEDEQVVANARHTGELLRSRLAGLVDRYELLHEVRGRGLMIGIEFGRPKSLGLRSRWTMLQAARKGLFAQMVVVPLLQRHRILTQVSGDHLEVIKLIPPLTIGEREVDRFVEAFTAVMDDAHSGGGLMWDFGRTLVKQAVANR; encoded by the coding sequence GTGACCGGATTCGACCTGACCGAGCTGCTCGCCGAACGCGGCGGCGAGCGCTACGACCTGCACGGCCGCCACCTCAACCACCAGCTCCCGCGGATGCTGCACACCATCGGCTTCGACAAGGTCTACGAACGCGCCGAGGGCGCCTACTTCTACGACGCCGAGGGCCGGGACTACCTCGACATGCTCGCCGGCTTCGGCGTGATGGGTCTGGGCCGGCATCACCCGGTCGTCCGCCGGGCGCTGCACGACGTCCTCGACGCCCAACTCGCCGACCTCACCCGCTTCGACTGCCCGCCGCTGCCCGGGCTGCTCGCCGAGAAGCTGCTGGGCCACGCGCCCCACCTGGACCGGGTGTTCTTCGGCAACAGCGGCGCCGAGGCCATCGAGACCGCCCTGAAGTTCGCCCGCTACGTCACCGGCCGCCCGCGCGTCGTCTACTGCAGCCACGGCTTCCACGGCCTGACCACCGGCGCGCTCTCCGTCAACGGCGAGGACGGCTTCCGGGACGGCTTCGCCCCGCTGCTGCCGGACACCGCCGTCGAGCTGGGCGATCTGGACGCGCTGGAGCGGGAGTTGGGGCGCGGGGACGTGGCGGCCTTCGTCGTCGAGCCCATCCAGGGCAAGGGCGTCACCGCCGCACCGCCCGGATTCCTGCGCGCCGCCCAGGAGTTGCTGCACCGGCACAAGGCGCTGCTGATCGCCGACGAGGTGCAGACCGGCCTCGGCCGCACCGGCGACTTCTTCGCCTTCCAGCACGAGGAGGGCGTGGAACCGGACCTGGTCTGCGTCGCCAAGGCGCTCTCCGGCGGCTACGTCCCGGTCAGCGCCACCCTGGGCAAGGACTGGATCTTCAAGAAGGTCTACTCGTCCATGGACCGGGTGCTGGTGCACTCCGCCAGCTTCGGCGCCAACGCCCAGGCGATGGCGGCCGGTTTGGCGGTGCTCTCGGTGATGGAGGACGAGCAGGTCGTCGCCAACGCCCGGCACACCGGCGAGCTGCTGCGCTCCCGGCTGGCCGGGCTGGTCGACCGCTACGAGCTGCTGCACGAGGTGCGCGGTCGCGGCTTGATGATCGGCATCGAGTTCGGGCGGCCCAAGTCGCTGGGGCTGCGCAGCCGTTGGACGATGTTGCAGGCCGCCAGGAAGGGCCTGTTCGCGCAGATGGTCGTGGTGCCGCTGTTGCAGCGGCACCGCATCCTGACCCAGGTCTCCGGCGACCATCTGGAGGTCATCAAGCTGATTCCGCCGCTGACCATCGGCGAACGGGAAGTGGACCGGTTCGTCGAGGCGTTCACGGCCGTCATGGACGACGCCCACAGCGGCGGCGGCCTGATGTGGGACTTCGGGCGGACGCTGGTCAAACAGGCGGTTGCCAACCGCTGA
- the hpnH gene encoding adenosyl-hopene transferase HpnH: MAMPLRQSIRVGTYLFEQRVLRKREKFPLIVELEPLFACNLKCEGCGKIQHPAGVLKQRMPVAQAVGAVLESGAPMVSIAGGEPLMHPQIDEIVRQLVARRKYVFLCTNAMLLRKKMEKFTPSPYFAFAVHIDGMRERHDESVAKEGVFDEAVAAIKEAKRRGFRVTTNSTFFNTDTPQTIIEVLNFLNDDLKVDEMMLSPAYAYEKAPDQEHFLGVEQTRELFRKAFAGGNRRRWRLNHSPLFLDFLEGKADFPCTAWAIPNYSLFGWQRPCYLMSDGYVPTYRELIEETDWEKYGRGKDPRCANCMAHCGYEPTAVLATMGSLKESLRAAKETVAGNRG, from the coding sequence ATGGCCATGCCGCTCCGCCAATCCATCCGGGTCGGGACCTATCTCTTTGAACAGAGAGTGCTGCGCAAGCGGGAGAAGTTCCCGCTCATCGTCGAGCTGGAGCCGCTCTTCGCCTGCAACCTGAAGTGCGAGGGCTGCGGAAAGATCCAGCACCCGGCCGGAGTTCTGAAGCAGCGGATGCCGGTGGCCCAGGCGGTGGGAGCGGTGCTGGAATCCGGCGCCCCGATGGTCTCCATCGCCGGCGGCGAACCCCTGATGCATCCTCAGATCGACGAGATCGTCCGGCAGTTGGTGGCCCGACGGAAGTACGTCTTCCTGTGCACCAACGCGATGCTGCTGCGCAAGAAGATGGAGAAGTTCACGCCCTCGCCGTACTTCGCCTTCGCGGTGCACATCGACGGGATGCGGGAGCGGCACGACGAATCCGTCGCGAAGGAGGGCGTGTTCGACGAGGCGGTGGCGGCCATCAAGGAGGCCAAGCGGCGCGGCTTCCGGGTCACCACCAATTCCACGTTCTTCAACACCGACACCCCGCAGACCATCATCGAGGTCCTCAACTTCCTCAACGACGACCTGAAGGTCGACGAGATGATGCTCTCGCCCGCCTACGCCTACGAAAAGGCCCCCGACCAGGAGCACTTCCTCGGCGTGGAACAGACCAGGGAGCTGTTCCGGAAGGCGTTCGCCGGCGGCAACCGGCGGCGCTGGCGGCTCAACCACAGCCCGCTCTTCCTGGACTTCCTGGAGGGCAAGGCGGACTTCCCGTGCACCGCCTGGGCGATTCCCAACTACTCGCTCTTCGGCTGGCAGCGCCCCTGCTACCTGATGAGCGACGGCTACGTCCCGACGTACCGGGAGCTGATCGAGGAGACCGACTGGGAGAAGTACGGCCGCGGCAAGGACCCCCGGTGCGCCAACTGCATGGCGCACTGCGGCTACGAGCCCACCGCCGTGCTGGCCACCATGGGCTCGCTGAAGGAGTCCCTCCGGGCGGCCAAGGAGACCGTCGCGGGCAACCGCGGGTGA
- a CDS encoding phosphorylase family protein translates to MPRRPPQDAEPPLLVACALGIERFALRGGDPGAAGAPAVTLRTGMGPQAAERALADALGEGAPTAGSPVVASGFCAGLAPGMRPGDVIVAEATRDHRSGVPDVPCRDNGPLVRALRERDLRVHTGLLRGSDHVVRGAERAALHAEGAIAVDMESAATLRTAVRCGSPAVAAVRVVVDSPEHELVRIGTVRGGISAFRVLRSVFPVFFDWHRSLPLPRR, encoded by the coding sequence ATGCCGAGACGGCCCCCGCAGGACGCGGAGCCGCCGCTGCTGGTCGCCTGTGCGCTCGGCATCGAACGGTTCGCGCTGCGGGGCGGTGACCCCGGGGCCGCCGGGGCGCCGGCGGTCACCCTCCGGACCGGCATGGGGCCGCAGGCGGCGGAGCGCGCCCTGGCGGACGCGCTGGGGGAGGGCGCGCCCACCGCGGGCTCGCCGGTGGTGGCCAGCGGCTTCTGCGCCGGGCTGGCTCCGGGGATGCGGCCCGGGGACGTGATCGTCGCCGAGGCCACCCGGGATCACCGGAGCGGCGTCCCGGACGTGCCGTGCCGCGACAACGGCCCCCTGGTGCGCGCCCTGCGGGAGCGCGATCTGCGGGTGCACACCGGACTGTTGCGCGGCTCCGACCACGTCGTACGGGGTGCGGAGCGGGCCGCGTTGCACGCCGAGGGCGCGATCGCGGTGGACATGGAGTCCGCCGCGACGCTGCGGACCGCGGTGCGCTGCGGCAGCCCCGCGGTTGCGGCCGTCCGGGTGGTCGTGGACTCCCCGGAACACGAACTCGTCCGCATCGGGACGGTACGCGGGGGAATATCGGCCTTCCGCGTGCTGCGCTCGGTATTTCCCGTTTTCTTTGACTGGCACCGTTCTTTGCCGCTCCCCAGGAGGTGA